Proteins encoded by one window of Vigna radiata var. radiata cultivar VC1973A chromosome 5, Vradiata_ver6, whole genome shotgun sequence:
- the LOC106761256 gene encoding actin-depolymerizing factor 5 yields MAMAFKMATTGMWVTDECKKSFMDMKWKKEHRYIVFKIDEGSRLVTVDKLGGPTDGYHDLTASLPTDDCRYAVFDFDFVTVDNCRKSKIFFIAWSPTASRIRAKILYATSKDGLRRALDGISYELQATDPTEMGFDVIRDIAK; encoded by the exons ATGGCGATGGCTTTCAAGATG GCAACCACCGGAATGTGGGTGACGGATGAATGCAAGAAATCGTTCATGGATATGAAGTGGAAGAAGGAGCACAGATACATAGTGTTCAAGATCGACGAAGGATCGAGACTCGTCACCGTTGATAAACTGGGTGGCCCCACCGACGGCTACCACGATCTCACTGCTTCCTTGCCCACCGATGATTGCCGATATGCGGTGTTCGACTTCGACTTCGTGACCGTCGACAACTGCCGCAAGAGCAAGATCTTCTTCATTGCATG GTCTCCGACAGCATCGAGGATTAGAGCAAAGATTCTCTACGCAACTTCGAAGGATGGGCTGAGAAGAGCACTGGATGGAATCAGCTATGAACTCCAAGCCACGGATCCAACGGAGATGGGTTTCGATGTAATCAGAGACATAGCGAAATAA
- the LOC106759777 gene encoding subtilisin-like protease SBT1.6 — MGKILWRLLSCTFFIILFSLLFKVTAGYHSSKTFILRIDSESKPSVFPTHYHWYTSHFVHPTRLLHLYDTVFHGFSALLTPQQLSSLSHHPSVLAVFEDRRRHLHTTRSPQFVGLRNHRGLWSQTDYGSDVIIGVFDTGIWPERRSFSDSNLGPIPDRWKGSCDTGVRFSPNNCNRKLIGARFFSKGHEASGTLFNDTVEFLSPRDADGHGTHTASTAAGRYVFEASMAGYASGVAKGVAPKARLAMYKVCWKNSGCYDSDILAAFDAAVNDGVDVISMSIGGGDGISSPYYLDPIAIGSYGAVSRGVFVSSSGGNDGPSGMSVTNLAPWLTTVAAGTIDRDFPAEVILGNGRRLSGVSLYSGVPLKGRMFPLIYPGKSGVLTDSLCMENSLDPELVKGKIVVCDRGSNPRVAKGLEVKKAGGVGMILANGISNGEGLVGDAHLLPACALGANLGDEVKAYISSSENPRATIEFKGTVVGIKPAPVVASFSARGPNALNLEILKPDLAAPGVNILAAWTNAVGPSGLESDTRRSEFNILSGTSMACPHVSGAAALLKSAHPDWSPAAIRSAMMTTATVLDNTNREMVDQATGNGSTPYDFGAGHLNLAHAIDPGLIFDITNDDYVMFLCAIGYRPRVIQVITRSPPKCPRRRQSPENLNYPSFVAVLPASSSSRRLSLLSKTFFRTVTNVGEPNSVYWVLLEMEAEGLTVTVRPSRLVFSEAVKKRSFVVTVTGDAGNLVLGEAGAVFGSLSWTDGKHVVRSPMVVTQAQPL, encoded by the coding sequence ATGGGTAAGATTCTTTGGAGGTTACTTTCCTGCACATTCTTCATCATTCTCTTCAGTTTACTGTTTAAAGTAACGGCAGGCTATCATTCTTCCAAAACATTCATCTTAAGAATCGATTCCGAATCCAAACCCTCCGTTTTCCCCACGCACTACCACTGGTACACCTCCCACTTTGTCCACCCAACTCGCCTTCTCCATCTCTACGACACCGTTTTCCACGGCTTCTCCGCCCTCCTCACCCCCCAAcaactttcttctctttcccACCACCCCTCCGTGCTAGCTGTCTTCGAGGACCGCCGTCGCCACCTTCACACCACGCGCTCTCCTCAGTTCGTTGGCCTCAGAAACCACCGCGGTCTGTGGTCCCAGACTGACTATGGATCCGACGTCATCATCGGAGTCTTCGACACAGGAATCTGGCCTGAACGCCGGAGCTTCAGCGATTCCAACCTCGGCCCCATTCCTGACCGCTGGAAAGGGAGTTGTGACACTGGTGTAAGATTTTCTCCTAACAACTGTAACAGAAAGCTGATCGGTGCGCGGTTCTTCTCCAAAGGTCATGAGGCAAGTGGCACGTTGTTTAACGACACCGTCGAATTTCTTTCTCCAAGGGACGCTGACGGTCACGGAACCCACACGGCGTCAACCGCGGCGGGCCGCTACGTTTTCGAAGCCAGCATGGCGGGATACGCATCTGGAGTTGCAAAGGGCGTGGCTCCCAAAGCCAGACTTGCAATGTACAAGGTGTGTTGGAAGAATTCTGGCTGCTATGACTCTGACATTCTTGCAGCTTTTGACGCTGCCGTAAACGACGGCGTCGACGTCATTTCCATGTCCATCGGCGGCGGCGACGGCATTTCGTCTCCTTACTATCTTGATCCAATTGCGATAGGGTCCTACGGTGCAGTTTCCAGAGGTGTGTTTGTGTCATCCTCGGGTGGAAATGACGGGCCCAGTGGAATGTCGGTGACCAACCTTGCACCCTGGTTGACCACTGTCGCAGCAGGTACCATTGATCGGGATTTTCCGGCGGAGGTTATACTGGGAAACGGACGAAGACTCTCCGGCGTGTCTCTCTACTCCGGAGTTCCGTTGAAGGGGAGAATGTTTCCCTTAATATATCCCGGAAAATCAGGGGTTCTTACGGATTCACTATGCATGGAAAACTCGTTAGACCCAGAACTTGTGAAAGGGAAGATAGTGGTTTGCGACAGAGGAAGTAATCCTAGAGTTGCGAAGGGATTGGAGGTGAAGAAAGCAGGAGGAGTAGGAATGATTCTGGCAAATGGAATATCCAACGGTGAAGGACTTGTTGGAGACGCTCATCTTCTTCCCGCGTGTGCACTTGGTGCTAACTTGGGAGATGAAGTTAAAGCCTACATTTCATCCTCTGAGAACCCAAGGGCCACTATCGAATTCAAAGGAACTGTGGTGGGAATCAAACCGGCACCCGTAGTGGCGTCGTTTTCGGCTAGAGGACCCAACGCGTTGAATTTGGAAATACTTAAACCTGACTTGGCGGCGCCCGGGGTGAACATTCTGGCGGCGTGGACCAATGCGGTTGGGCCGTCAGGGCTTGAGTCAGACACGAGAAGAAGCGAGTTCAACATTTTGTCGGGCACATCGATGGCGTGTCCTCATGTGAGTGGGGCAGCGGCGTTGTTGAAATCCGCGCATCCTGATTGGAGCCCTGCAGCTATAAGGTCTGCAATGATGACAACCGCTACTGTTCTTGACAACACCAACCGTGAAATGGTTGATCAAGCCACTGGGAATGGCTCCACGCCCTACGATTTCGGCGCTGGACATCTCAACCTCGCTCACGCCATCGACCCTGGGTTGATTTTCGACATTACCAACGATGATTACGTCATGTTTTTGTGTGCCATTGGCTACAGGCCCAGGGTGATTCAGGTGATTACCCGATCGCCGCCTAAATGTCCACGGAGGAGGCAGTCGCCGGAGAATCTGAACTATCCGTCCTTTGTGGCGGTCCTGCCAGCGTCTTCATCCTCCAGAAGGTTGTCGTTGCTGAGCAAGACGTTCTTCAGGACGGTGACGAACGTAGGTGAGCCAAATTCGGTGTATTGGGTGTTGTTAGAGATGGAGGCGGAGGGATTGACGGTGACGGTGAGGCCGTCGAGGCTAGTGTTTTCGGAGGCGGTTAAGAAGCGGAGTTTCGTAGTGACGGTGACGGGAGATGCAGGGAATCTGGTGCTGGGCGAGGCCGGAGCGGTCTTCGGGTCGCTTTCGTGGACCGATGGGAAGCACGTTGTTCGGAGCCCCATGGTTGTGACTCAAGCTCAGCCGCTTTAA
- the LOC106760891 gene encoding myb-related protein 308 encodes MGRSPCCEKAHTNKGAWTKEEDDRLIAYIRAHGEGCWRSLPKAAGLLRCGKSCRLRWINYLRPDLKRGNFTEEEDDLIIKLHSLLGNKWSLIAGRLPGRTDNEIKNYWNTHIRRKLLSRGIDPATHRPLNDSPRHNQVQESAGAATITFAPKQEENDNNVLLEVKDSKSPTSERCPDLNLELSISPPHHEREEGGDEEESKSIGRSLCFACSLGLQNSKDCSCALNAITANANASTATGYDFLGLKTNPLDYRTLQMK; translated from the exons ATGGGAAGGTCTCCCTGTTGTGAGAAAGCACACACAAACAAAGGTGCATGGACCAAAGAAGAAGACGATCGCCTCATAGCTTACATCAGAGCTCACGGTGAAGGCTGCTGGCGCTCTCTCCCCAAAGCCGCCGGCCTTCTCCGCTGCGGCAAGAGCTGCCGTCTCCGCTGGATCAACTACCTCCGCCCTGACCTCAAACGCGGCAATTTCACGGAAGAAGAAGACGACCTCATCATCAAACTCCACAGCCTCCTAGGGAACAA GTGGTCTCTCATAGCCGGAAGATTGCCGGGGAGAACGGACAATGAGATAAAGAATTACTGGAACACTCACATAAGAAGGAAGCTTTTGAGCAGAGGAATTGACCCTGCAACTCACAGGCCTCTCAACGACTCTCCTCGTCACAATCAAGTCCAAGAATCAGCCGGCGCAGCCACCATAACTTTTGCTCCTAAACAAGAGGAAAACGACAACAACGTGTTGCTGGAGGTTAAGGATTCCAAAAGTCCCACATCGGAACGCTGCCCTGACTTGAACCTCGAGCTAAGCATCAGTCCTCCACATCACGAGCGGGAGGAGGGTGGCGATGAAGAGGAATCCAAGAGTATTGGGAGAAGTCTTTGCTTTGCCTGCAGTTTGGGTTTGCAAAACAGCAAAGACTGTAGCTGTGCCCTCAATGCCATCACTGCTAATGCCAACGCTTCTACTGCCACTGGCTACGATTTCTTGGGCTTGAAAACCAACCCTTTGGATTACAGAACCTtgcaaatgaaatga
- the LOC106760506 gene encoding synaptotagmin-2, which yields MGFFGTIFSFFGFGFGISMGLAIGYYLFIYVQPSDVKDPEIKPLAEEDSETIDRMIPEIPLWVKNPDFDRVDWLNKLIEYMWPYLNKAICKTAETIAKPIIEEQIPQYKIDSVEFEELTLGSLPPTFQGMKVYETEEKELIMELSVKWAANPNIIVAVKKFGLKATVQVMDLHVFAIPRITLKPLVPSFPCFANIFVSLMEKPYVDFGLKLVGADLMSIPGLYKFVQEIIKDQVANMYLWPKTLDIQVIDPSKAQKKPVGILNTKVIRAMKLKKKDLLGASDPYVQLTITEDTLTSKKTTVKHKNLNPEWNEEFSLVVKDPETQALEFQVFDWEQVGKHDKMGMNMIPLKELTADEPKTFTLELLKNLNPKDPQNEKSRGQIVLELTYKPFRNEDLAKSFKEPHPTKSPPEGTPPGGGLLVVIIHEAQDVEGKYHTNPHVRLIFRGEERRTKIIKKNRDPRWEEEFQFLVEEAPTNDKLHVEVVSTSSRSLLRQKESLGYADISLADVVANNRINERHHLIDSKNGRIQIELQWRASQAN from the exons ATGGGTTTCTTCGGCaccatatttagtttttttggcTTTGGATTTGGGATTTCCATGGGTCTTGCTATCGGTTATTATCTCTTTATTTATGTTCAACCCAGTGATGTGAAG GATCCTGAAATTAAACCATTGGCAGAGGAAGATTCAGAAACTATAGACCGAATGATTCCTGAAATTCCACTTTGGGTAAAGAATCCAGACTTCGATCGG GTTGATTGGCTTAACAAACTGATTGAATATATGTGGCCATATCTAAATAAG GCTATCTGCAAAACAGCAGAGACCATTGCAAAGCCTATAATTGAAGAGCAAATACcacaatataaaattgattcCGTTGAATTCGAAGAACTAACACTAGGTTCCTTGCCGCCAACTTTTCAAG GAATGAAAGTTTACGAGACTGAAGAGAAAGAATTAATCATGGAGCTTTCTGTAAAATGGGCAGCAAATCCTAATATCATTGTTGCAGTTAAGAAATTTGGGTTGAAAGCAACGGTCCAG GTGATGGATCTGCATGTTTTTGCTATACCGCGTATTACTTTGAAACCTTTGGTTCCAAGTTTTCCATGCTTTGCCAATATTTTCGTGTCTCTCATGGAAAAg CCATATGTTGACTTTGGGCTGAAGCTTGTAGGGGCTGATCTTATGTCTATTCCTGGACTTTACAAGTTCGTTCAG GAGATTATCAAAGATCAAGTTGCAAATATGTATCTATGGCCGAAAACTTTAGATATTCAAGTTATAGATCCATCGAA AGCACAGAAGAAGCCTGTTGGAATTTTAAATACAAAGGTTATAAGAGCAATGAAGTTAAAGAAGAAAGATCTTCTGGGTGCATCTGACCCTTATGTGCAGTTAACAATTACCGAAGACACTTTGACATCGAAAAAAACTACTGTAAAGCATAAGAACTTGAATCCTGAATGGAACGAAGAATTTAGTTTGGTTGTTAAAGATCCTGAGACTCAAGCTTTAGAGTTTCAAGTTTTTGACTGGGAACAG GTTGGGAAGCATGACAAGATGGGTATGAATATGATTCCTTTGAAAGAACTCACAGCTGATGAACCTAAAACTTTTACtcttgaacttttgaaaaacttgaaTCCAAAGGATCCCCAGAATGAGAAGTCTCGGGGTCAAATTGTCCTAGAATTGACATATAAACCATTTAGGAACGAAGACTTGGCGAAAAGTTTTAAGGAGCCACATCCTACAAAGAGTCCTCCCGAAGGCACTCCTCCTGGTGGAGGTTTACTTGTAGTTATAATCCATGAAGCTCAAGATGTTGAGGGAAAGTACCATACCAATCCACACGTACGCCTTATTTTCAgaggagaagagagaagaacTAAG ataattaaaaagaatagaGATCCAAGATGGGAAGAAGAGTTCCAATTTTTGGTGGAAGAGGCTCCCACAAATGATAAATTACATGTGGAAGTTGTTAGCACTTCCTCACGAAGCCTTCTACGTCAAAAG gAATCTTTGGGTTATGCTGACATTAGTCTTGCGGATGTTGTTGCGAATAATAGAATCAACGAAAGGCACCATCTTATAGACTCCAAGAATGGTCGTATCCAAATAGAACTACAGTGGAGAGCTTCACAAGCTAATTAA
- the LOC106761932 gene encoding E3 ubiquitin-protein ligase UPL3: protein METRSRKRAEASSAAPSSSSTSRSAKRSRLSSSSSSIPNTPTVNTRSRSARTNTTTTNSVSLMDPTNESSGSRRDRRGKNLERDNSDKGKEKEQDVGIRDVERERALALNMEGEGVGDDDDNYSDSGVHRNLTSASSALQGLLRKLGAGLDDLLPATAMSGSASSSHQSGRLKKILAGLRADGEEGRQLEALSQLCDMLSIGTEESLSTFSVDSFVPVLVGLLNHESNPDVMLLAARALTHLCDVLPSSSAAVVHYGAVSIFCARLLTIEYMDLAEQSLQALKKISQEHPTACLRAGALMAVLSYLDFFSTGVQRVALSTAANMCKKLPPDAADFVMEAVPLLTNLLQYHDSKVLEHASVCLTRIAEAFASSPDKLDELCNHGLVTQAASLISNSSSGGGQASLSTPTYTGLIRLLSTCASGSPLGAKTLLLLGISGILKDILSGSGVSSITSFSPALSRPADQIFEIVNLANELLPPLPHGTISLPVSSNLFVKGYFVKKCPSGSSRQEDTTNGNVHEISAREKLLNDQPELLQQFGMDLLPVLMQIYGASVNGPVRHKCLSVIGKLMYFSTAEMIQSLLSVTNISSFLAGVLAWKDPHVLVPALQIAEILMEKLPGTFSKMFVREGVVHAVDQLILAGNSTNVSIQTSAEKDSDSVSGTHSQPKHYRLRSGNSNPDANYLDDLMKSPVPVNVGLPTSSVETPTTGSSIRESISSVARGFKDKYFPSDPGSIEVGVSDDLLHLKNLCTKLNTCVDDQKTKAKGKVKASGPGLNENSTNTEEYLIGVISDMLKELGKGDGVSTFEFIGSGVVEALLSYLSCGYFAKDRMSETSLPRLREQALARFKSFVDIALPLSIDNGDVAPMTVLVQKLQNALSSLERFPVMLSNSSRSSSGSARLSSGLSALSQPIKLRLCRAQGEKSLKDYSSNVVLIDPLASLAAIEEFLWTRVQRSESGQKSTVPGDNSESGTAPAGAGVSSPSSYTATTTRRHAAMYRSSFTMEDTPTKKTSQDKSTSSSKSKGKAVLKAAQEEARGPQTRNRRRAALDRNAQMKPVNGESTSEDEELDISPVEIDEALVIEDDDISDDEDEDHEDVLRDDSLPVCLPDKVHDVKLGDSAEESTVATATSDSQTIAASGSSSKAVTARGSDSADFRSGYSSSSRGAMSFAAAAMAGLGYANSRGFRGGRDRHGRLLFGTSNDPPKLIFTAAGKQLNRNLTIYQAIQKQLVLDEDDDDRFAGSDYVSSDGSSLWGDIYTITYQRAENQTDKASTGGSSSNTSKPAKSCSASNSSPEAKLHQTSVLDSILYGELPCDLEKSNPTYNILALLRVLECLNQLAPRLRAQMVSDSFAEGKISNFDQLVVTTDTRVVPEEFISGKLTPKLARQIQDALALCSGSLPLWCYQLTKACPFLFPFETRRQYFYSTAFGLSRALYRLQQQQGADGHGSTTEREIRVGRLQRQKVRVSRNRVLDSAAKVMEMYSSQKAVLEVEYFGEVGTGLGPTLEFYTILSHDLQKVGLQMWRSHSSNKHEMEVDGDEKREHSVGSGPDLAGDKELVLAPMGLFPRPWPTNSDASEGSPFAKVIEYFRLLGRVMAKALQDGRLLDLPLSVAFYKLVLGQDLDLHDILFIDAELGKTLQELKALVRRKHYVESVGGSCTDTLFDLHFHDAPVEDLCLDFTLPGFPEYTLKPGDETVDINNLEEYISLVVDATVKTGIMRQIEAFRAGFNQVFDISSLQIFTPQELDYLLCGRRELWEAETLADHIKFDHGYNAKSPPIVNLLEIMGEFTPEQQRAFCQFVTGAPRLPPGGLAVLNPKLTIVRKLSSTAVNTSSNGNGPSESADDDLPSVMTCANYLKLPPYSTKEVMYKKLLYAISEGQGSFDLS, encoded by the exons ATGGAAACTCGGAGTCGGAAGCGGGCGGAGGCTTCCTCAGCTGCCCCTTCATCCTCGTCTACCTCTCGTTCCGCCAAGCGCTCTcgtctttcttcttcctcttcttcgaTCCCGAACACCCCAACTGTTAATACACGTTCTCGTTCGGCCAGGACTAACACCACCACAACAAATTCCGTTTCTCTCATGGACCCCACTAACGAATCCTCCGGGTCAAGACGTGATCGCCGTGGCAAGAATTTGGAAAGGGACAATTCGGACAAAGGGAAGGAGAAAGAACAGGATGTTGGGATTAGGGACGTAGAAAGAGAGCGAGCCTTGGCGTTGAACATGGAGGGTGAAGGTGTTGGGGACGACGATGATAATTATAGTGACAGTGGTGTGCATCGGAATTTGACGTCTGCTAGTAGTGCCCTTCAAGGCCTTCTTCGGAAACTTGGTGCTGGTTTGGATGATCTGCTTCCTGCCACGGCTATGAGTGGTTCTGCGTCCTCTTCTCATCAGAGTGGTAGACTCAAGAAAATTCTGGCTGGATTGCGTGCTGACGGAGAAGAAGGTCGTCAGCTCGAGGCATTGTCGCAGCTTTGTGACATGCTTTCCATTGGAACTGAAGAATCCCTTAGTACATTTTCCGTTGACTCGTTTGTTCCTGTGTTAGTGGGGTTGCTTAATCATGAGAGCAACCCCGATGTTATGCTACTTGCGGCCAGGGCGCTTACCCATTTATGCGACGTTCTTCCCTCATCTAGTGCTGCTGTTGTGCATTACGGGGCAGTGTCTATATTCTGTGCTAGACTGCTTACGATAGAGTATATGGATTTGGCTGAGCAG TCTCTTCAAGCGCTAAAGAAGATTTCTCAGGAGCACCCAACTGCCTGTCTTCGAGCTGGAGCTCTGATGGCTGTACTTTCTTACTTGGACTTCTTCTCAACAGGAGTTCAG CGAGTGGCATTGTCTACTGCTGCAAATATGTGCAAAAAGCTTCCTCCTGATGCAGCTGACTTTGTAATGGAAGCTGTTCCTCTTTTGACAAACCTTCTTCAGTACCATGACTCCAAG GTTCTGGAACATGCCTCTGTTTGCCTGACTCGAATAGCTGAAGCATTTGCCTCATCTCCAGACAAATTAGATGAATTATGCAATCATGGACTCGTAACACAAGCCGCCTCTCTCATTTCTAATAGCAGTTCCGGAGGTGGTCAGGCTTCTCTCAGCACTCCAACATATACC GGTCTGATCCGCCTTCTTTCCACATGTGCCAGTGGATCCCCTCTTGGAGCCAAAACATTGCTTCTCCTTGGAATTAGTGGCATTCTAAAAGATATACTATCCGGTTCTGGTGTTTCTTCTATCACCTCTTTTTCACCAGCATTAAGTAGGCCGGCAGATCAG ATATTTGAGATTGTGAATCTGGCAAATGAACTTCTGCCTCCATTGCCACATGGAACCATTTCTCTTCCTGTCAGCTCCAACTTGTTTGTGAAAGggtattttgtgaaaaaatgtCCTTCTGGCAGTTCCAGACAAGAAGACACCACCAACGGAAATGTTCATGAGATATCAGCTCGTGAGAAGTTATTAAATGATCAGCCTGAGTTACTTCAGCAATTTGGGATGGATCTCCTCCCAGTTTTAATGCAG ATATATGGTGCCAGTGTCAATGGTCCTGTTCGCCACAAATGTCTTTCTGTCATTGGAAAATTGATGTATTTCAGCACAGCTGAGATGATCCAGTCTTTGTTGAGTGTAACAAATATATCAAG TTTCTTAGCTGGTGTGTTAGCATGGAAAGATCCGCATGTTTTGGTGCCTGCCTTGCAGATTGCAGAAATTCTTATGGAAAAGCTTCCTGGAACATTCTCTAAGATGTTTGTCAGAGAAGGTGTGGTCCATGCGGTTGACCAACTTATTTTGGCTGGAAATTCAACCAATGTATCTATTCAAACATCTGCTGAGAAGGATAGTGATTCTGTATCTGGAACTCATTCTCAGCCCAAACACTATCGCCTGCGTAGTGGTAACTCAAACCCCGATGCAAACTATTTGGATGATTTGATGAAGAGTCCAGTTCCAGTAAATGTTGGTTTGCCAACAAGTTCCGTTGAAACTCCAACAACTGGTTCCAGTATTCGGGAGTCTATTAGCTCAGTTGCTAGAGGTTTTAAAGACAAGTACTTCCCTTCTGATCCTGGGTCTATTGAAGTGGGTGTTAGTGATGATCTTTTGCATTTGAAAAATCTCTGCACAAAGCTGAACACTTGTGTTGATGATCAAAAAACTAAGGCAAAGGGAAAAGTTAAAGCTTCTGGACCTGGTCTCAACGAAAATTCTACTAACACAGAAGAATATTTAATTGGGGTGATATCTGACATGTTAAAGGAACTTGGCAAAGGTGATGGTGTATCTACTTTTGAATTTATTGGTAGTGGTGTTGTTGAAGCCTTGTTGAGTTATTTATCTTGTGGGTATTTTGCAAAAGATCGAATGTCAGAAACCAGTCTCCCCAGACTTCGTGAACAGGCACTTGCAAGGTTCAAGTCATTTGTTGATATTGCACTACCTTTGAGCATTGATAATGGGGATGTTGCTCCTATGACTGTCTTGGTTCAGAAGCTTCAAAATGCATTGTCTTCCTTGGAACGCTTCCCTGTAATGCTGAGTAATTCTTCTCGTTCATCTAGTGGGAGTGCACGTCTCTCCAGTGGACTAAGTGCATTATCTCAGCCCATAAAGCTGCGTCTCTGTCGAGCACAGGGTGAAAAGTCACTTAAGGATTATTCTTCAAATGTGGTACTTATTGATCCATTAGCGAGTTTAGCAGCCATTGAGGAATTTCTGTGGACTCGTGTCCAGCGCAGTGAATCTGGTCAAAAGTCTACTGTACCTGGTGACAATTCTGAATCTGGAACAGCTCCTGCAGGGGCAGGTGTTTCATCTCCTTCCTCTTATACTGCCACCACTACCCGTAGACATGCAGCTATGTACAGATCATCTTTTACTATGGAAGATACACCTACAAAAAAAACATCTCAAGATAAAAGCACAAGTTCATCTAAGAGCAAGGGTAAAGCTGTATTAAAGGCTGCACAGGAGGAAGCAAGAGGACCTCAGACCCGAAATCGCAGAAGAGCAGCTCTAGATAGAAATGCTCAAATGAAACCTGTAAATGGCGAATCAACTTCTGAG GATGAAGAATTGGATATATCTCCTGTTGAAATAGATGAGGCTTTGGtgattgaagatgatgatatttctgatgatgaggatgaagaCCATGAAGAT GTGTTGAGGGATGATTCTCTTCCTGTCTGCTTGCCCGACAAAGTACATGATGTGAAATTGGGTGACTCAGCCGAGGAGAGTACTGTTGCTACAGCAACAAGCGATAGCCAGACTATCGCAGCCTCAGGTTCTAGCAGCAAAGCTGTGACAGCCAGGGGATCCGACTCTGCTGATTTTAGGAGTGGGTATTCATCTAGCTCAAGGGGTGCAATGTCATTTGCTGCTGCTGCTATGGCTGGACTAGGATATGCTAATAGCAGAGGTTTCAGGGGTGGCAGAGATAGGCATGGCCGCCTGTTGTTTGGTACTTCTAATGATCCTCCAAAGTTAATTTTTACTGCTGCTGGGAAGCAGCTTAATAGGAATTTGACTATATACCAGGCAATTCAAAAACAGCTTGTGCTAGATGAAGATGACGATGACAGATTTGCTGGCAGTGACTATGTATCCAGTGATGGAAGCAGTCTGTGGGGTGATATTTACACCATCACTTATCAAAGAGCAGAAAACCAGACAGATAAGGCATCTACTGGAGGATCAAGTTCAAATACTTCAAAACCTGCCAAATCTTGCTCTGCCTCAAATTCCAGCCCAGAAGCTAAGTTGCATCAGACTTCTGTTTTAGACAGTATATTGTATGGAGAATTGCCGTGTGATCTAGAGAAATCTAACCCCACCTACAATATTTTGGCACTCCTGCGTGTGTTGGAGTGTTTGAACCAGCTTGCTCCTCGTTTGAGGGCTCAAATGGTTTCTGATAGCTTTGCTGAGGGTAAAATCTCTAACTTTGATCAGCTAGTTGTTACAACTGATACTAGGGTTGTTCCGGAGGAATTCATTAGTGGTAAGCTTACTCCAAAATTGGCTAGGCAAATACAAGATGCCCTAGCACTATGCAGTGGTAGTCTTCCTTTATGGTGTTATCAGTTGACTAAAGCATGCCCTTTCTTGTTTCCTTTTGAGACTCGACGACAGTACTTCTATTCTACTGCATTTGGGTTATCTCGAGCACTGTATCGACTTCAGCAGCAGCAAGGTGCTGATGGTCATGGATCGACAACTGAGAGAGAGATTAGAGTTGGGAGATTACAGCGCCAAAAAGTTCGTGTCTCTCGAAACCGTGTCTTGGATTCTGCTGCAAAAGTTATGGAGATGTATTCTAGCCAAAAAGCGGTACTTGAAGTAGAATATTTTGGTGAAGTTGGCACTGGCCTGGGCCCAACCCTGGAGTTTTATACAATTCTAAGTCATGATTTACAAAAGGTTGGACTGCAAATGTGGAGATCCCATTCTTCAAATAAACATGAAATGGAAGTTGACGGGGATGAAAAGAGAGAGCATAGTGTAGGCTCTGGGCCTGATTTGGCTGGAGATAAAGAACTTGTTCTAGCTCCTATGGGTTTGTTTCCTCGGCCATGGCCTACAAATTCTGATGCATCAGAGGGTAGTCCGTTTGCAAAAGTCATTGAGTATTTTCGGCTGCTCGGTCGTGTTATGGCGAAAGCTCTTCAAGATGGACGACTATTGGATCTGCCATTGTCAGTGGCATTCTATAAGCTTGTTCTTGGTCAA GATCTTGATTTACATGACATTCTGTTCATCGATGCTGAGCTTGGGAAGACTTTGCAAGAGTTAAAAGCCCTTGTTCGTCGGAAACATTATGTAGAATCTGTTGGTGGTAGCTGTACTGATACCCTTTTTGACTTACATTTTCATGATGCGCCAGTTGAAGATCTGTGCTTAGATTTTACACTTCCTGGTTTTCCTGAGTACACCTTGAAACCTGGAGATGAAACT GTCGATATCAACAATTTGGAGGAGTACATATCCTTGGTGGTTGATGCAACAGTCAAGACTGGAATCATGCGGCAAATAGAGGCATTTAGAGCAGGGTTTAATCAG GTTTTTGACATCTCATCTTTACAAATTTTTACTCCTCAAGAACTAGACTACTTGCTTTGTGGCCGGAGGGAGTTGTGGGAG GCTGAGACACTTGCTGATCATATAAAATTTGACCATGGGTACAATGCAAAGAGCCCTCCAATTGTTAAT TTACTTGAAATTATGGGGGAATTCACCCCGGAGCAGCAGCGCGCCTTCTGTCAATTTGTCACTGGTGCACCTAGGCTGCCACCTGGTGGGCTGGCAGTTCTAAATCCAAAACTAACGATTGTGAGGAAG CTTTCGTCAACTGCAGTTAATACTTCATCAAACGGGAATGGACCTTCAGAATCCGCGGACGATGACTTGCCTAGTGTGATGACATGCGCTAATTACCTGAAACTTCCTCCTTACTCTACCAAG GAAGTTATGTACAAGAAGCTACTCTATGCAATCAGTGAAGGGCAGGGATCCTTTGATTTATCATGA